From Parasphaerochaeta coccoides DSM 17374, a single genomic window includes:
- a CDS encoding RsmB/NOP family class I SAM-dependent RNA methyltransferase: MGKKTTEHSNQDLFDRYYVDIYGERWTKLRTALLVQRTPVEFSAGLVRPYFMDEASIIAARALPVRPHDAVLDMCAAPGGKTLVLATRLGQDGSLVANDRSASRRSRLHAVLDGYLPAEIRAKVTVTGHDSTRWSLHQRDMYDSILLDAPCSSERHVLTTPSALKEWSPSRPKRLSVQQFAMLAAALDAVKPEGYILYSTCALAPIENEQVIQKLLERRKGRCETVPLSFEAAENRDAGYIILPDTADGRGPLYFCLIRRTA, translated from the coding sequence ATGGGCAAGAAAACCACAGAACATAGCAATCAGGATTTATTCGACAGATACTATGTGGACATATACGGGGAACGTTGGACTAAACTCCGTACTGCACTTCTTGTGCAACGCACTCCTGTTGAATTTTCTGCTGGCCTTGTCCGTCCCTATTTCATGGATGAAGCCTCCATCATCGCCGCGCGCGCCCTGCCTGTCAGACCTCATGATGCTGTGCTGGATATGTGCGCGGCTCCCGGTGGCAAGACCCTTGTCCTTGCCACCCGTCTTGGACAGGACGGTTCCCTGGTGGCGAATGATCGTTCCGCATCGCGGCGGTCACGTCTGCATGCAGTCCTGGACGGATATCTTCCTGCCGAAATACGGGCAAAAGTGACGGTCACAGGCCACGATTCCACCCGCTGGAGTCTGCACCAACGGGACATGTATGACTCAATCCTCCTGGATGCGCCATGTTCCAGTGAAAGACATGTTCTCACCACTCCATCTGCCTTGAAGGAATGGAGTCCCTCACGTCCCAAACGGCTTTCCGTCCAACAGTTTGCCATGCTTGCGGCCGCCCTGGATGCCGTCAAGCCAGAAGGATATATCTTGTATTCCACATGCGCCCTTGCGCCCATTGAGAACGAACAGGTAATCCAGAAACTTCTTGAACGACGGAAAGGCCGGTGTGAAACCGTTCCTCTCTCTTTTGAGGCGGCAGAAAACAGGGATGCCGGATATATCATCCTTCCCGATACAGCCGATGGCCGCGGGCCTTTATATTTTTGCCTTATCCGTCGCACAGCCTGA